DNA from Frateuria edaphi:
AGGTGCAAGTTGCAGAGATGCTCACCCATCGGCTTTCCGCGCGTAGCCAGATCGCGTGACGCGCCTCCAATGACTGAGCGTATTTGACGTCTTCCTGCACGTCCGGTGCAGCGCGTGCCGGGCAGGCTTGTCCTCCGGCCCGATACTAGTGATTCGACTCCAGGTTGTCCGAGCTCCGACTACGGCTTCCGCGCTGCTTTGGCCGCAGCCGCGCTATTGTCGCTGTAGCTGCGCCCCCCAGCAAGCTCCGATGCGGCGCCAGCGGCCTTGAGGTCCGAACAGTTGTCGCGAGCTTTGCAACGACACCAAATTCCGGGCTAGGGATCATTTGCCGCACGCAAAAGCCCAGTCCGGCGGCTCAATCTCTTCGCATCTCGACGGAGCCATGGGATGCACGGCCCCCTGACCTCATGGATCTGCCCCAGGCTCGGGCTTGCGTGGGACTTTTAAAGTCGCCATCATCCCAGCTCCGCGATGAACACCCATCCTGGCCTGAATGTGACATCTTCCGTTCAGCTCGCTGCACGACAGGACCGAAGCAACCATGACTTGCAAGTTTAGGCCCGGGCCCGGGAGGGTGCCGCCCTCCCCCTCGCGGCCCTCGTCCGAGCCCGCCACTGAAGGACGTGCGGATGCCCAGGTTCCTGCCTGAAACGCTTGCCGAGTTTCGCGCGATTTTTTCGACACGGCCCGTATGGATGGCGCTCGCACGCGAGGACATCGGAGATCAGCACCGCCGGACTTGGCTGGGCCCACTCTGGTTGCTCGTAAATTATCTGATTTTCGCGGGAACATTCATCTACGTTTTCCAGGGCGCGGGAGCGAAGGCAGGGAACTACACCGCCTACGTCTGCCTTGGCCTGCTGACGTGGTTCTACATGACGGAGGCGATCACGCTAAGCGTTTCGCTGTTCGTGCGCGAGGAGAGCTTCATCAAGGGGACCAAGCTGCCGCTTACGACCTATGTCATGCGGCTTGGCATGCAGTCGGTGATCCGTTCCGGTTACGCGCTGGCGGGCTGCCTGGCAATCCTGTGGCTCAATGGCGTTACCCCCTCCCCCGCCTGGGCATGGTCAGGCCTCGGTGTACTGCTGATCCTCTGGGTGACTCCGGCGGCCATCACTGTGTTCGCGTTCCTCGGTGCCTTCTTTCCCGACAGCCAGTTCATCGTTGCCAACCTCATGCGGATTGGCCTCTTCCTCACACCGGTCCTGTGGACACCGGAAACCGCAACCGGGATCCGCCACCTGTTCTATTATTGGGACCCATTCACCTATTTCCTCGAGATCGTACGGGTGCCCATCCTGGCCGGCTCCGTCCCGATCCACGCGTTCGTTGTCTGCCTGGTCACGGGCCTTGCACTTTGGCTCGTGGCCCTCTTACTCCTGGGCCGCTACCGCCGGCACATTGTGTTCGTAATCTGATGGTCTCTATCGTTGCGAAAAATGTGAGCCTCACCTACTCGGTGCAGGAGAAACTGAGCCTCGCACCTCGGGATCGTCGGCTGGGCGCTACCGGGGGGCATATCGACGAGAAGTTCGGCAAGCGGTTGGTGCGGGCACTCCAAGACGTCAGTTTCGAGCTCGCGGCCGGCGATCGCCTCGCGCTGGTCGGCTCCAATGGAGCCGGGAAGAGCACGCTGTTGAAGGTGCTTTATGGGATCTACCAGCCAACGGACGGGTGCGTCGAAATCAGCGGTCGCGTGGACGCGCTGTTCAACATCAATATTGGTTTTCGCCGCGAGGCGACTGGGCGGCGCAACATCGAACTGCGCGGGCTGAT
Protein-coding regions in this window:
- a CDS encoding ABC transporter permease, with the protein product MPRFLPETLAEFRAIFSTRPVWMALAREDIGDQHRRTWLGPLWLLVNYLIFAGTFIYVFQGAGAKAGNYTAYVCLGLLTWFYMTEAITLSVSLFVREESFIKGTKLPLTTYVMRLGMQSVIRSGYALAGCLAILWLNGVTPSPAWAWSGLGVLLILWVTPAAITVFAFLGAFFPDSQFIVANLMRIGLFLTPVLWTPETATGIRHLFYYWDPFTYFLEIVRVPILAGSVPIHAFVVCLVTGLALWLVALLLLGRYRRHIVFVI